From one Nematostella vectensis chromosome 7, jaNemVect1.1, whole genome shotgun sequence genomic stretch:
- the LOC5520713 gene encoding uncharacterized protein LOC5520713, producing the protein MKIIGAGLPKTGTKSLASALRHLGYNVHDRPEQVQFHCDEYIAAFEGQMPNFEEMYENVDATTDVPACLFYKEIFRAFPDAKVILSVRDDEESWRRSFLKTLEVLSSMINNPLIILGMLLTPSGRKFSRFRHNLIKYVENELDYKKHNDAVMANIPAKQLLVFNPKDGWEPLCAFLGAEVPAIPYPRVNVNSTAIPSIFKNSWHVRRMKRELAVMMTVFVVLLGCTCALLLLPSSV; encoded by the coding sequence atgaaGATCATAGGAGCTGGACTGCCTAAAACAGGCACCAAGTCTTTAGCGAGTGCTTTGAGGCATCTTGGCTATAATGTGCATGACCGCCCAGAGCAAGTTCAGTTTCACTGTGATGAATATATTGCTGCTTTCGAAGGACAGATGCCAAACTTTGAAGAAATGTACGAAAATGTCGATGCCACAACAGATGTCCCGGCATGTTTATTTTACAAAGAGATCTTCAGAGCTTTTCCTGATGCCAAGGTTATTTTGTCAGTTCGAGATGATGAGGAATCCTGGCGCAGAAGTTTTCTGAAGACTCTAGAAGTTCTTTCGTCTATGATTAACAATCCTTTAATAATTCTAGGTATGCTTCTAACACCAAGTGGTAGAAAATTCAGTCGCTTTCGGCATAACCTTATAAAGTATGTCGAGAATGAACTTGACTACAAGAAGCACAATGATGCCGTCATGGCAAACATCCCGGCGAAGCAACTGCTTGTGTTCAACCCCAAGGACGGGTGGGAGCCGCTATGCGCCTTCCTGGGTGCTGAAGTGCCCGCTATTCCATACCCTCGAGTAAACGTGAATTCCACTGCCATACCAAGTATATTTAAGAACAGTTGGCACGTGCGACGAATGAAGAGAGAGCTAgcggtgatgatgacggtgttTGTAGTGTTACTTGGCTGCACATGCGCGTTGCTTTTGTTGCCATCTTCAGTTTGA
- the LOC5520810 gene encoding zinc transporter ZIP9 — MDDITRLFGLSLCMLVGCYVAGAIPLAFAMSEKRLRMVSVLGAGLLVGTALAVIIPEGVHALYAQQTNGEGAHSHSHRHLNTLDMKSQAPVESSQEIGHVHKLKEHISQVEPDLFIGMALCFGFVFMLLVDHISGGHSHGGGGGDPENNTRQRRNKMTATIGLVVHAAADGIALGAAVSTSKTDVEMIIFLAIMLHKAPAAFGLSTFLLHEGLDRNRIRRHLVVFAAAAPIMALVTFFGLGQSGKEVFSSVNGTGFAMLFSAGTFLYVATVHVLPEIEGHSENGDTGSSNKSQRTDLILMVCGICAPLLLSQTHSH; from the exons ATGGACGATATCACCAGATTGTTTGGTCTGAGCTTATGCATGCTTGTTGGCTGTTATGTAGCGGGCGCTATTCCTTTAGCATTCGCCATGTCTGAG AAAAGGCTACGCATGGTAAGCGTGCTAGGGGCAGGATTGCTTGTTGGTACTGCACTGGCTGTCATTATTCCAGAAGGAGTTCATGCCCTTTATGCACAGCAAACAAATG GTGAAGGTGCTCATAGTCACTCACATCGTCACCTCAACACGCTGGACATGAAAAGCCAAGCACCTGTAGAATCTTCACAGGAGATAGGACATGTGCATAagctaaaagaacacatctcTCAGGTTGAGCCGGACTTGTTTATTGGAATGGCACTATGCTTTGGCTTTGTCTTCATGCTGCTTGTTGATCATATCAGCGGTGGACACTCTCATGGTGGAGGCGGAGGAG ATCCAGAGAATAACACAAGGCAAAGACGAAACAAGATGACAGCTACTATTGGCTTAGTTGTTCATGCAGCAG CTGATGGTATTGCTCTTGGGGCTGCTGTGTCAACATCTAAAACAGATGTAGAAATGATTATATTCCTTGCTATAATGCTTCATAAG gcTCCTGCAGCCTTTGGCCTATCTACATTTTTATTACACGAG GGTCTTGATAGGAATAGGATACGACGTCATCTAGTTGTATTTGCTGCTGCTGCTCCGATTATGGCTCTTGTGACCTTCTTTGGCCTAGGACAG AGTGGCAAAGAAGTATTTTCAAGTGTGAACGGAACAGGGTTTGCCATGCTGTTCTCAGCTGGCACATTTCTATATGTCGCCACAGTGCATGTGCTGCCAGAAATAGAGGGACACTCAGAAAACGGAGACACTGGCAGCTCTAATAAATCACAAAGAACTGATTTAATCCTTATGGTGTGTGGGATATGCGCACCTCTATTACTTTCTCAAACACACAGTCACTAG